One window of the Tachypleus tridentatus isolate NWPU-2018 chromosome 10, ASM421037v1, whole genome shotgun sequence genome contains the following:
- the LOC143230081 gene encoding stromal membrane-associated protein 1-like isoform X2, with protein MANKADKEKQKQIQEKCQTILCQLLREEDNKYCVDCDAKGPRWASWNLGVFLCIRCAGIHRNLGVHISKVKSVNLDTWTPEQVGLLQEMGNSRARAIYEANLPDNFSRPRSDSLLETFVRDKYEHKRFIAKEWVPLAVSKLVVLQQPIAVPRPHGTTNINAITHKTTPSPKPQTQQSSTVESSVDLLCLDVPKSDTASDDLLGLGVPKTDTANDLFDCLVSATTAASNQKTMSSLQE; from the exons ATGGCTAATAAAGCTGATAAGGAAAAGCAAAAGCAAATTCAGGAGAAATGCCAGACAATATTGTGTCAACTTTTACGAGAAGAAGACAATAAGTACTGCGTTGATTGTGACGCAAAag GACCTCGATGGGCATCTTGGAATCTCGGAGTGTTCCTTTGTATTCGATGTGCTGGAATCCACAGAAATCTTGGTGTACATATCTCAAAGGTTAAATCTGTAAATCTAGACACTTGGACTCCTGAACAAGTTGGG CTATTACAAGAAATGGGCAATAGCAGAGCAAGAGCTATTTATGAAGCCAACCTTCCAGACAACTTCAGCAGACCTCGATCGGACTC TTTACTGGAAACATTTGTACGTgataaatatgaacataaacGATTTATTGCTAAAGAATGGGTTCCTCTCGCTGTATCAAAACTTGTG GTGCTTCAACAACCTATAGCAGTACCACGACCACATGGTACAACAAACATTAATGCCATTACTCATAAGACAACCCCTTCACCAAAGCCACAAACTCAGCAGTCATCAACAGTAGAATCTTCAGTGGACCTCTTATGTTTAG ACGTTCCTAAATCAGATACAGCTTCAGATGACCTCTTAGGCCTAG GTGTTCCTAAAACAGATACAGCTAATGATCTGTTTGATTGTTTGGTGAGTGCAACAACAGCTGCATCAAATCAAAAAACAATGTCCAGTCTACAGGAATAG
- the LOC143230081 gene encoding stromal membrane-associated protein 1-like isoform X1 has product MANKADKEKQKQIQEKCQTILCQLLREEDNKYCVDCDAKGPRWASWNLGVFLCIRCAGIHRNLGVHISKVKSVNLDTWTPEQVGLLQEMGNSRARAIYEANLPDNFSRPRSDSLLETFVRDKYEHKRFIAKEWVPLAVSKLVYKVEEEKIDRKQHKSKAVENVENLVLQQPIAVPRPHGTTNINAITHKTTPSPKPQTQQSSTVESSVDLLCLDVPKSDTASDDLLGLGVPKTDTANDLFDCLVSATTAASNQKTMSSLQE; this is encoded by the exons ATGGCTAATAAAGCTGATAAGGAAAAGCAAAAGCAAATTCAGGAGAAATGCCAGACAATATTGTGTCAACTTTTACGAGAAGAAGACAATAAGTACTGCGTTGATTGTGACGCAAAag GACCTCGATGGGCATCTTGGAATCTCGGAGTGTTCCTTTGTATTCGATGTGCTGGAATCCACAGAAATCTTGGTGTACATATCTCAAAGGTTAAATCTGTAAATCTAGACACTTGGACTCCTGAACAAGTTGGG CTATTACAAGAAATGGGCAATAGCAGAGCAAGAGCTATTTATGAAGCCAACCTTCCAGACAACTTCAGCAGACCTCGATCGGACTC TTTACTGGAAACATTTGTACGTgataaatatgaacataaacGATTTATTGCTAAAGAATGGGTTCCTCTCGCTGTATCAAAACTTGTG TACAAAGTAGAAGAAGAAAAGATTGATAGAAAGCAACACAAAAGTAAAGCAGTAGAAAATGTTGAGAACCTG GTGCTTCAACAACCTATAGCAGTACCACGACCACATGGTACAACAAACATTAATGCCATTACTCATAAGACAACCCCTTCACCAAAGCCACAAACTCAGCAGTCATCAACAGTAGAATCTTCAGTGGACCTCTTATGTTTAG ACGTTCCTAAATCAGATACAGCTTCAGATGACCTCTTAGGCCTAG GTGTTCCTAAAACAGATACAGCTAATGATCTGTTTGATTGTTTGGTGAGTGCAACAACAGCTGCATCAAATCAAAAAACAATGTCCAGTCTACAGGAATAG